In one Prosthecobacter debontii genomic region, the following are encoded:
- a CDS encoding FkbM family methyltransferase has product MKKILGQLRRWRFAWLMGAGLEDRLRLMWLSFQHVLVNRGLARYSPQVHAITFRYAGREVPVKLRENGTDIIIFEDVFHTGCYAIHSEEAPRCLVDAGGNIGLASLYFSLRYPGVKLATFEPVEHELCRQNIGQVMPMALGKETGELNILVDPENSGGHRLELYDSDPSLKRIRVKIERLDALIDAGDIMAPDWLKVDAEGAECDIVEGLGRYLNGLQVLIAEIQSKTNHAWMMERLRQSGFKEIEERILHPEAEKPHESYSIIVARR; this is encoded by the coding sequence ATGAAAAAGATACTCGGTCAATTGCGTCGTTGGCGCTTTGCGTGGCTCATGGGCGCAGGCTTGGAGGATCGTCTACGGCTGATGTGGTTGTCCTTTCAGCATGTGTTGGTGAATCGCGGTTTGGCTCGATATTCGCCTCAAGTTCATGCCATCACCTTTCGGTATGCCGGACGGGAAGTGCCGGTGAAGCTGCGTGAAAACGGCACAGACATCATCATCTTCGAAGATGTCTTTCACACAGGTTGTTATGCCATCCATTCTGAAGAGGCTCCTCGGTGTCTGGTGGATGCAGGCGGGAATATTGGCTTGGCCTCGCTGTATTTTTCTCTGCGGTATCCCGGGGTGAAACTCGCGACCTTTGAACCTGTCGAGCATGAACTTTGCCGCCAGAACATTGGCCAAGTGATGCCGATGGCCTTGGGAAAAGAAACCGGTGAACTGAATATCCTGGTGGATCCCGAGAATAGTGGGGGACATCGTCTTGAACTCTATGACTCCGATCCCTCACTGAAGCGCATTCGAGTAAAGATCGAACGTCTGGATGCTTTGATCGATGCCGGTGACATCATGGCGCCGGATTGGCTGAAGGTGGATGCTGAAGGCGCTGAATGCGACATCGTCGAAGGTCTCGGTCGCTATTTGAATGGCTTGCAGGTCTTGATTGCGGAGATTCAATCGAAAACGAATCATGCCTGGATGATGGAACGACTCCGACAGTCTGGTTTCAAGGAGATCGAAGAGCGCATCCTTCATCCCGAGGCCGAGAAGCCTCACGAATCCTATTCCATCATCGTTGCGCGTAGGTGA
- a CDS encoding D-sedoheptulose 7-phosphate isomerase, which yields MSDFASMFQGHLDGHLAALKRLDECQAILSAIAQAWVDALKAGKKVLFFGNGGSAADAQHLAAELCVRYRINRRALAGLALTTDTSVLTAHSNDYGFETVFARQVEALAQPGDVVVGISTSGTSKNVVAGLQAAKEIGCVVVSFTAEKGADCAAVADYAYCVPTSVTAYAQECHLLAGHVLCEYVEAAFKE from the coding sequence ATGTCTGATTTCGCCTCCATGTTTCAGGGCCACCTCGATGGTCATCTTGCAGCCCTTAAACGCCTGGACGAATGTCAGGCCATCCTGTCAGCCATTGCCCAGGCCTGGGTGGACGCCCTGAAGGCCGGTAAAAAGGTGCTGTTTTTCGGCAATGGCGGCAGCGCGGCGGATGCTCAGCATCTGGCCGCTGAACTGTGTGTGCGCTACCGCATCAATCGTCGGGCTCTCGCGGGCCTTGCTTTGACGACGGATACCTCCGTGCTCACGGCGCATAGCAATGACTATGGTTTTGAGACTGTTTTCGCCCGCCAAGTGGAAGCGCTTGCGCAGCCCGGGGACGTCGTGGTGGGCATCTCCACGTCCGGCACCAGCAAGAATGTGGTGGCAGGGCTGCAAGCGGCCAAAGAGATCGGCTGTGTGGTCGTGTCCTTTACCGCTGAAAAAGGAGCGGATTGTGCAGCCGTGGCTGACTATGCCTATTGTGTTCCGACGTCGGTCACGGCCTATGCCCAGGAGTGTCATTTGTTAGCCGGGCATGTGCTTTGCGAATACGTCGAAGCCGCTTTCAAGGAGTGA